One Spinacia oleracea cultivar Varoflay chromosome 4, BTI_SOV_V1, whole genome shotgun sequence DNA segment encodes these proteins:
- the LOC130471748 gene encoding uncharacterized protein: protein MKWEMDIVGPLPQASVQSVFMLAMTDYFSKWIEAETFKQVRDAEVISFIKHNVLSRFGIPSEIVCDNGSQFISNKKRNYVPGTTSPCTRQPRGTHRLMAKKIRAIRSSSTISKSDYMTPKGSGRRTPHDTMVQLDDTKNNNQLHSIFIGIRMRGRDPT from the coding sequence atgaagtggGAGATGGATATAGTGGGACCTTTACCTCAAGCTTCAGTTCAAAGCGTCTTCATGCTAGCAATGACagattacttctccaaatggatcgagGCGGAAACATTCAAACAAGTAAGAGATGCAGAAGTAATATCTTTCATCAAACACAACGTCTTAAGTCGGTTCGGGATCCCGTCTGAGATCGTCTGTGATAATGGTTCCcagttcatcagcaacaaaaAAAGGAATTATGTGCCAGGAAcaacatcaccttgcacacGTCAACCCCGAGGTACCCACAGGCTAATGGCCAAGAAGATTCGAGCAATAagatcatcatcaacaatctcAAAAAGCGACTATATGACGCCAAAGGGAAGTGGCAGACGAACTCCCCATGATACTATGGTCCAATTGGACGACACCAAAAATAACAACCAACTACACTCCATTTTCATCGGTATTCGGATGCGAGGTCGTGATCCCACCTGA